From Vreelandella neptunia, the proteins below share one genomic window:
- a CDS encoding FAD-dependent oxidoreductase, with product MAILPYTHDGFDAHLPLLIIGAGACGLVAALAAQEAGVELAVLERDALPRGSTAMSSGFIPAANTRFQHELGVTDSAEAMAEDIQKKNGYEADPAIVELLASQSGLTIEWLADQHGVPFELVEGFLYPGHCHLRMHATPRRTGEELMGALLNAAEAAGVDILTHARVVDLHVDDTQRVRGITLERPNGSRESIGCDALILACNGYGGNAELVDRYLPTLKHALYYGHEGNQGDALLWGQAMGASTKDLGACQGHGSLATPHQILISWALMMQGGIQVNLNGERFSNEHGGYSEQAAKVLAQPEQVAWNLYDARLHESAQTFEDYRNAQESGAVRSFASLEEMAAGLNLPPTALQATFAEMQQHAKQQTVDTFGRRFDPANLLKPPYYAIRVTGALFHTQGGLEVNSAARVLNTQGQALPNLFAAGGAARGVSGSNDSGYLSGNGLLSAVVLGAVAGKSAAELLHLKLSSAALP from the coding sequence ATGGCGATACTTCCCTACACACACGACGGCTTTGATGCCCACCTTCCGCTGCTGATTATCGGCGCAGGGGCCTGCGGCCTGGTAGCGGCGTTAGCCGCCCAGGAAGCGGGCGTTGAGCTTGCTGTTTTAGAGCGCGACGCCCTGCCCCGTGGCAGCACGGCGATGTCGTCGGGCTTTATTCCCGCCGCTAATACACGCTTTCAACATGAGCTGGGCGTCACTGACTCTGCCGAGGCCATGGCGGAAGATATTCAAAAGAAAAACGGCTATGAGGCAGATCCGGCGATTGTCGAGTTACTTGCCAGCCAGTCCGGCCTCACCATTGAGTGGCTAGCCGATCAGCACGGCGTCCCCTTTGAGTTAGTGGAAGGCTTTCTCTACCCCGGCCACTGCCACCTGCGCATGCATGCCACGCCACGGCGCACCGGTGAAGAGCTGATGGGCGCGCTGCTCAACGCTGCCGAAGCCGCAGGGGTTGATATATTAACCCATGCGCGAGTAGTGGATTTACACGTTGATGATACTCAGCGAGTGCGGGGTATAACCCTTGAGCGCCCGAACGGCAGCCGCGAAAGCATTGGCTGTGACGCGCTGATTCTGGCCTGCAACGGCTATGGCGGTAACGCTGAGCTGGTTGATCGCTATCTACCCACGCTCAAACACGCGCTCTACTATGGCCATGAAGGCAACCAGGGCGATGCGCTGCTGTGGGGGCAGGCCATGGGCGCTAGCACCAAAGATCTGGGCGCCTGCCAGGGCCACGGGTCGCTGGCGACACCTCACCAGATTCTGATTAGCTGGGCACTGATGATGCAGGGCGGCATTCAGGTCAATCTAAACGGCGAGCGCTTCTCCAACGAGCACGGCGGCTACTCCGAACAGGCGGCCAAAGTGCTTGCCCAGCCTGAGCAGGTCGCCTGGAACCTTTATGACGCCCGCCTTCATGAATCCGCCCAGACCTTTGAGGATTACCGTAATGCCCAGGAGAGCGGCGCGGTGCGCAGCTTTGCCAGCCTTGAAGAGATGGCCGCTGGTTTGAACCTGCCGCCAACAGCGCTGCAGGCCACCTTTGCGGAGATGCAGCAGCATGCCAAACAGCAAACGGTAGATACCTTTGGTCGACGTTTTGACCCCGCTAATCTACTCAAACCACCCTACTACGCCATTCGTGTCACCGGCGCGCTGTTTCATACCCAGGGCGGTTTAGAGGTTAATAGCGCCGCGCGGGTACTCAATACTCAGGGGCAGGCGCTGCCTAACCTGTTTGCCGCAGGCGGTGCCGCCCGCGGTGTTTCAGGCTCCAACGATAGCGGCTATCTTTCTGGCAATGGCCTGCTGAGCGCTGTGGTGCTAGGTGCAGTGGCGGGCAAAAGTGCTGCGGAGTTGTTGCACTTAAAGTTAAGCTCAGCGGCACTCCCTTGA
- a CDS encoding AbgT family transporter, with amino-acid sequence MEANKLSTSGGNTGLMHRIARIADALPHPFIMFFILFVVTLGLSTLMSVWVEPVRHPATDELVQVRSLLSWDGLRFMVTGAVTNFTSFRPLGLVLVMVLALGLIQKTGLADATIRRMLSNVAPRFITPAVVITSIIGNLVSDAAVFLIPPLAAIMFKTVGRNPIAGIMVAFIAVFAGFSANFFIAGTDLLLSGISTEVVQSVRPGHEVSVVANWFFMCASVPLITLIITVMNDKYVEPMLARFQDQSDDEDKSHGVQLTDTERRALRYTGIAALAYIAAILLLILPAGSGLRSAEGGLLPSPFMSGLVPIIVLFFSLCGIVYGVSVGRIKQSSDVPRLMEEAMRDMCGFIVIVFMVAQFIAIFNWSNLAIVSAVNGADLLLQINMPTALALVCFILLAAVVNLFLYSGSAQWALMAPIFLPMLMLLGLEPEAIQAAYRIADSSTNVISPINPYLPLVLAVIHLYNKSFTLGHMLTIAMPYSLAVLAGWSSLFFIWYWLGLPFGL; translated from the coding sequence ATGGAAGCGAACAAACTCTCAACGTCCGGTGGCAACACCGGATTAATGCATCGGATTGCGCGAATCGCCGATGCACTGCCCCACCCTTTTATTATGTTTTTTATACTTTTTGTCGTCACACTAGGTCTGTCGACATTGATGAGCGTGTGGGTCGAGCCTGTGCGCCACCCTGCCACCGACGAGCTCGTTCAGGTTCGTTCGCTGCTTAGCTGGGATGGGCTAAGATTTATGGTGACCGGGGCAGTCACTAACTTCACCAGTTTCCGCCCGCTAGGGCTGGTACTGGTGATGGTATTAGCGCTGGGGCTGATTCAGAAAACCGGCCTCGCCGATGCCACCATCCGACGCATGTTGAGTAATGTGGCGCCGCGCTTTATTACCCCGGCGGTGGTCATTACCTCGATCATCGGCAACCTGGTTTCTGATGCGGCAGTTTTCCTGATTCCCCCTTTGGCCGCCATCATGTTTAAAACCGTTGGCCGAAACCCGATTGCCGGCATTATGGTGGCCTTTATCGCCGTTTTTGCCGGTTTTAGCGCCAATTTCTTTATTGCAGGCACCGATCTTCTGCTATCCGGTATCTCGACGGAAGTCGTTCAGAGCGTTCGCCCTGGCCACGAAGTCAGCGTGGTGGCCAACTGGTTCTTTATGTGTGCCTCAGTGCCGTTAATTACCCTGATTATCACCGTCATGAACGACAAGTATGTCGAGCCCATGCTGGCGCGTTTTCAGGATCAGAGTGATGATGAAGACAAAAGCCACGGCGTACAGTTAACCGACACGGAACGGCGTGCGCTGCGCTACACCGGCATAGCGGCACTGGCCTATATCGCGGCCATCCTACTGCTGATCTTGCCAGCGGGTTCCGGGCTACGCAGCGCTGAAGGGGGTCTGTTACCTTCGCCTTTTATGAGTGGTTTGGTGCCCATCATCGTGCTGTTTTTTAGCCTGTGCGGCATTGTGTATGGCGTTTCCGTTGGTAGGATCAAACAATCCAGCGATGTTCCACGCTTAATGGAAGAAGCGATGCGCGATATGTGTGGGTTTATTGTTATCGTCTTTATGGTGGCGCAGTTTATTGCCATCTTTAACTGGTCAAACTTGGCGATTGTCAGCGCAGTGAATGGCGCTGACCTACTGCTGCAAATCAATATGCCTACGGCGCTGGCTTTAGTGTGCTTTATTCTACTGGCCGCCGTCGTGAACCTATTTCTTTACAGCGGCTCAGCGCAGTGGGCGCTGATGGCGCCGATTTTTCTACCCATGCTGATGCTGTTGGGCCTTGAGCCAGAAGCCATCCAAGCGGCTTACCGGATAGCCGATTCATCGACGAACGTAATTTCACCCATCAACCCGTATCTACCGTTAGTGCTCGCGGTCATTCACCTTTATAACAAGTCATTTACCCTTGGCCATATGCTTACCATCGCCATGCCGTACTCCCTTGCCGTGTTGGCAGGCTGGAGCAGCCTATTCTTTATTTGGTACTGGCTGGGGTTACCGTTCGGGCTTTAA
- a CDS encoding pseudouridine synthase, with amino-acid sequence MTPLNILYQDEYLVAVHKPSGLLVHRSALARGETEFLLQRLRDQLGKRVYPVHRLDRPTSGVIVFALSSTVAGLLSEAFSERQVEKRYLAVVRGKAPESERLDYPLREEDGTRPKAEMPAMPAMTDIRRLDSVELPVQVDRYQVARYSLVEARPLTGRRHQIRRHLSRRGYPIIGDAKHGKSVHNRFFAEQLGAPRLLLAATYLAFDHPLLDKRVQLSCALDDTMIALFNHFGWAGHLPLDSLRTPPHATPSALQAL; translated from the coding sequence ATGACGCCACTCAACATCCTCTATCAGGATGAGTATCTCGTTGCGGTGCATAAGCCGTCAGGGCTTCTGGTGCATCGCTCGGCGTTGGCGCGTGGTGAAACCGAATTTCTGCTTCAGCGCTTACGCGACCAGCTTGGCAAACGGGTATACCCAGTTCATCGGCTGGATCGACCTACTTCTGGAGTGATCGTTTTTGCGCTCTCTTCAACGGTTGCCGGATTGCTCAGCGAAGCGTTTAGCGAGCGTCAGGTAGAGAAGCGCTACCTGGCGGTGGTGCGCGGTAAAGCGCCGGAGAGTGAACGCTTGGATTACCCGCTACGGGAAGAGGACGGTACGCGACCCAAGGCCGAAATGCCCGCCATGCCTGCAATGACCGATATTCGCCGCCTGGATAGCGTTGAGCTGCCGGTTCAAGTTGATCGCTACCAAGTCGCTCGCTACTCACTGGTGGAGGCACGGCCGCTGACCGGGCGCCGCCATCAGATTCGTCGCCACCTTTCCCGGCGTGGTTATCCAATTATTGGCGATGCCAAGCATGGTAAAAGTGTCCACAACCGCTTTTTTGCCGAGCAGCTGGGCGCACCACGCTTACTGCTCGCGGCGACCTACTTGGCCTTTGATCATCCGTTGTTAGACAAGCGTGTACAATTGAGCTGCGCTCTGGATGACACCATGATAGCGCTCTTTAATCATTTTGGCTGGGCAGGGCACTTGCCGCTGGATAGCTTACGCACGCCGCCACATGCCACACCTTCCGCCCTTCAAGCGCTATGA
- the tcdA gene encoding tRNA cyclic N6-threonylcarbamoyladenosine(37) synthase TcdA: MSSAIPTASPAASADSASGDYDFRFGGIRRLYGQRAAKAFRHAHVVVVGVGGVGSWTVEALARSGIGKLTLIDLDDVCVSNVNRQLHALDGTIGQPKVNVLADRCRLIAPEIEIMADTAFVTPTNLAERIPDDADHVVDAIDSVIAKAALIAWCKRRKIPITVTGAAGGQTDPTRIQVADLTRTEHDPLLSKVRSRLRRDYGFSRNPKRRFSVECVYSDEQLIYPGADGEVCLQKPGSGDATRLDCASGFGAATFLTGTFGFVAASKVLERLAKKANQPAATNAPQEESQ; encoded by the coding sequence ATGTCCTCAGCTATCCCAACAGCCAGCCCAGCCGCCTCTGCTGATTCAGCCTCGGGGGATTATGATTTTCGCTTTGGTGGGATTCGTCGCCTCTACGGTCAGCGTGCTGCGAAGGCGTTTCGTCATGCCCACGTGGTGGTGGTCGGTGTCGGAGGGGTGGGAAGCTGGACAGTAGAAGCACTAGCACGCTCGGGCATTGGCAAACTGACGTTGATCGATCTGGACGACGTCTGTGTGTCTAACGTCAATCGCCAGCTCCACGCGCTGGATGGCACCATTGGTCAGCCTAAGGTTAATGTGCTGGCCGACCGCTGCCGTTTGATTGCCCCGGAAATCGAGATTATGGCGGACACTGCCTTCGTGACACCCACCAACCTGGCTGAGCGGATTCCCGATGACGCCGATCACGTGGTGGATGCCATCGACAGCGTGATTGCTAAGGCCGCGCTGATCGCCTGGTGCAAGCGACGCAAAATTCCCATCACGGTGACCGGTGCGGCCGGTGGGCAAACCGATCCCACGCGTATTCAAGTCGCGGATCTCACCCGTACCGAGCACGACCCGCTGCTCTCCAAAGTGCGCTCGCGGCTGCGTCGGGATTACGGCTTCTCCCGCAATCCCAAACGGCGCTTCTCAGTGGAGTGCGTCTACTCCGACGAGCAGTTGATCTATCCCGGCGCCGACGGTGAAGTCTGCCTGCAAAAGCCCGGCAGCGGTGACGCCACGCGCTTGGATTGCGCTTCAGGCTTCGGGGCTGCCACTTTCCTGACTGGCACCTTTGGCTTTGTCGCCGCTTCAAAGGTGCTCGAGCGACTCGCCAAAAAAGCCAACCAGCCAGCCGCCACAAACGCACCTCAAGAGGAGAGCCAATGA
- a CDS encoding LysR substrate-binding domain-containing protein — translation MAYRGFTDSQIEAFMWIMKTSSATEAASKMLISQPAISRLIKQLEARLGFDLFERHNNRLLPTRRGTLFYDEVERVYIGLQHLRQFAERLKERAAGQLRVVSMPSFAMSLVPDAATLLAEQFPDLEISLYSYRSSQIVEEMAAQRFDFAITADPKLDPRYRSFQYSLPGMCLIPPGHPLAAKALIDIEDFANETLICGEPNEQSRNRITQSLTRHAVSPKKIWTVSLGEMAIRLVANGAGLAVLNAVSACDAKRGGVVVRPLAFDIRYDFQIILPLEKDLEPAINNINAELIALVEQKIFESLKIVG, via the coding sequence ATGGCTTATAGGGGATTTACCGACAGCCAGATAGAAGCCTTCATGTGGATTATGAAAACCAGCAGTGCTACGGAAGCCGCCAGTAAGATGCTGATTTCACAACCAGCGATTAGCCGTTTGATAAAACAGCTGGAGGCGAGGCTCGGGTTTGATCTGTTCGAACGTCACAATAATCGGCTGTTGCCGACCCGGCGCGGCACGCTGTTTTATGACGAGGTGGAGAGGGTTTATATTGGCTTACAGCATTTGCGTCAGTTTGCCGAACGACTAAAAGAGAGAGCGGCAGGCCAATTGAGAGTGGTCAGCATGCCGTCTTTTGCCATGAGCCTGGTGCCAGATGCCGCTACGCTGCTTGCGGAGCAGTTTCCCGACCTTGAGATTAGTCTCTACTCCTACCGATCCAGCCAGATAGTAGAAGAAATGGCGGCCCAACGCTTCGATTTTGCCATTACCGCCGATCCCAAACTCGATCCGCGTTATCGGAGTTTTCAGTACTCTCTGCCCGGCATGTGCCTTATTCCGCCAGGACATCCGCTGGCAGCTAAAGCACTTATCGACATTGAGGATTTCGCCAATGAAACATTAATTTGTGGAGAGCCCAATGAGCAAAGCCGTAACCGGATCACACAAAGCCTGACGAGACATGCCGTTTCGCCCAAAAAAATATGGACAGTCTCGCTGGGGGAAATGGCGATTCGACTAGTGGCGAACGGTGCCGGGCTTGCGGTGTTAAACGCCGTATCGGCCTGTGATGCAAAGCGGGGGGGCGTGGTGGTTCGCCCGCTCGCATTTGATATTCGTTATGACTTTCAAATTATTTTGCCGCTGGAAAAAGATCTTGAACCCGCCATTAACAACATCAATGCTGAGCTGATCGCGTTAGTCGAGCAAAAAATATTCGAAAGCCTCAAAATAGTTGGCTAG
- a CDS encoding M20 aminoacylase family protein: MIDEIAGNNAQFTAWRQDIHQHPELGFEEQRTAKLVADKLTEWGFDEVHTGIAKTGVVGVLRGKTPAARTIGLRADMDALAMTENNQFAHASLNQGKMHGCGHDGHTTMLLAAAWYLAKHRDFAGTVHFIFQPAEEGLAGAKAMIDDGLFERFPCDRVYGIHNMPGIPQGEFFLREGPLLASSDRFTIDVHGKGGHAAMPQHAVDPMLIVSSIISGAQSIVSRNTAPLDSAVLSFTDLHAGSGTFNVIPDTATMRGCIRSFNDAVRERAIQRLEQLVASTAQAYDATATLTIHPGSYPATVNDPQATQLATDVARAVVGDAKVNPDCLPISGSEDFSFMLQAVPGCYVFLGNGVEGETGGVSVHNPSYDFNDNIIPVGASYFVQLIKRELPSH; encoded by the coding sequence ATGATCGATGAAATTGCGGGCAATAACGCACAGTTCACTGCTTGGCGACAGGATATTCACCAGCACCCGGAACTGGGCTTTGAAGAGCAGCGTACCGCCAAGTTAGTAGCGGATAAGCTCACAGAGTGGGGGTTTGACGAGGTTCATACCGGCATCGCTAAAACCGGGGTCGTCGGCGTACTGCGCGGCAAAACGCCCGCCGCTCGTACCATCGGGCTGCGCGCCGATATGGATGCCCTCGCCATGACGGAAAACAATCAGTTCGCTCATGCGTCTCTTAACCAAGGCAAAATGCACGGCTGCGGCCACGACGGTCACACCACCATGCTGCTAGCCGCCGCATGGTATCTGGCCAAACATCGCGACTTTGCCGGCACCGTCCACTTTATTTTTCAGCCCGCTGAAGAGGGCTTAGCCGGCGCTAAGGCGATGATCGATGATGGTTTGTTTGAACGCTTCCCCTGTGACCGCGTTTACGGCATCCACAATATGCCAGGCATTCCTCAAGGGGAATTCTTCCTTCGCGAAGGCCCCCTGCTAGCCAGTTCAGACCGCTTCACCATTGACGTTCACGGTAAAGGAGGCCATGCGGCAATGCCGCAGCATGCCGTTGACCCCATGCTGATCGTGAGCTCGATTATCAGCGGCGCGCAATCTATCGTTAGCCGCAATACGGCACCGCTCGATTCCGCCGTGCTGTCCTTTACCGATCTGCATGCCGGCTCGGGCACCTTCAACGTCATTCCCGATACCGCCACCATGCGGGGCTGCATTCGCTCTTTTAACGACGCAGTACGGGAGCGTGCAATTCAACGACTGGAACAACTGGTTGCCAGTACTGCGCAAGCCTACGACGCCACCGCAACGCTCACCATTCACCCCGGTAGCTACCCGGCCACGGTCAACGACCCGCAAGCCACCCAACTCGCCACTGATGTTGCCCGCGCAGTCGTCGGCGATGCAAAGGTCAACCCTGACTGCTTACCGATTTCTGGTAGCGAAGACTTCTCCTTCATGCTGCAGGCCGTTCCGGGTTGCTATGTGTTTCTGGGTAATGGTGTTGAAGGCGAAACCGGTGGCGTGAGTGTTCATAACCCCAGCTATGACTTTAACGACAACATTATCCCGGTGGGCGCTTCTTATTTTGTTCAGCTAATAAAGCGTGAACTCCCCTCTCACTAA
- a CDS encoding ABC transporter substrate-binding protein, with product MKRFYAACLAILTSLNTWASERSLDIVAPWGIEKMDPAVSGYVFSRMRVAETLVDTDNQGQLAPGLAISWEVSADGLNWRFTLRENTLFHNGTEVTVEAVINSLEASMAKPGMLNTAPITHLEADGNSVVIELESAFAPLPALLAHSSTLILAEASFAKNGDVTQVIGSGPYQVDEISLPQFMTVTRFDDYWGDAPSIKAASYLAVSRGETRALMAESGDADIVFTLDLASQARLSRNANLSILSEPLPRTILLKLNAGHPFLEDKRARQALSLAIDRADIASELLRMPEAAAAELFPESLGIWHIGVAPSSAQNIEKARALLLELGWQIGEDGFLTRDGQPFKLTLRTLADRPELPLVATALQRQWQRLGVDLEVVVSNASAIPSGHHDGSLEVGLIGRNYGLVPNPLVSLLDDIGGKPEEMGGAWGTMNWRDDEVAEWLDTLRQSTDEQELNNLASLIAERLHQEMPLIPVAWYPQTAVVSNEVVGFSMDPLERSYRIDQMEWAK from the coding sequence ATGAAACGCTTTTATGCTGCGTGTCTCGCCATCCTAACGTCTTTGAATACCTGGGCATCGGAACGCAGCCTGGATATTGTGGCTCCCTGGGGCATCGAAAAGATGGATCCGGCAGTATCTGGGTATGTGTTCAGCCGCATGCGGGTAGCCGAAACGCTCGTGGACACCGACAACCAGGGGCAATTGGCGCCGGGGCTGGCGATCAGTTGGGAGGTTTCTGCTGATGGTCTTAACTGGCGTTTTACCCTCCGCGAGAACACCCTCTTTCATAACGGCACAGAGGTCACTGTGGAGGCGGTCATCAACAGTTTAGAGGCTTCCATGGCCAAACCCGGCATGCTGAATACAGCCCCCATCACCCACCTGGAAGCCGATGGAAATAGTGTCGTGATTGAGTTGGAGAGCGCTTTTGCTCCCCTTCCAGCACTGCTGGCACACTCTTCAACGCTGATTCTTGCCGAGGCATCATTTGCCAAGAATGGAGACGTTACCCAGGTGATCGGCAGCGGGCCCTATCAGGTTGACGAAATTAGTCTGCCCCAGTTTATGACCGTGACTCGCTTCGACGATTATTGGGGTGACGCCCCCTCCATTAAAGCGGCTAGCTATTTAGCGGTGAGCCGCGGTGAAACTCGAGCCCTAATGGCGGAAAGCGGCGATGCGGATATCGTTTTCACTCTTGACCTCGCCAGCCAGGCACGCCTAAGCCGCAACGCCAACCTTTCCATACTCAGTGAGCCGCTGCCGCGCACCATTTTGCTCAAACTCAATGCTGGCCACCCGTTTCTTGAGGATAAACGCGCCCGCCAAGCTCTTAGCTTGGCTATTGACCGGGCAGACATTGCCAGCGAATTGCTGCGTATGCCAGAGGCAGCGGCGGCAGAACTATTCCCTGAGAGCCTGGGTATCTGGCATATAGGCGTTGCCCCTTCCAGTGCCCAGAATATTGAAAAGGCGCGAGCGCTACTGCTCGAACTAGGTTGGCAGATAGGAGAGGATGGCTTTCTTACGCGCGACGGTCAGCCGTTTAAACTGACCCTGCGCACCTTAGCTGATCGGCCCGAGCTGCCGCTGGTGGCGACCGCCCTTCAGCGCCAGTGGCAAAGGCTGGGGGTTGATCTTGAAGTTGTCGTAAGCAATGCCAGCGCGATCCCTTCAGGCCACCATGATGGCAGTTTAGAGGTGGGGTTAATTGGGCGTAATTACGGCTTGGTGCCCAACCCCCTTGTCTCTCTTCTCGATGATATTGGTGGTAAGCCCGAGGAGATGGGCGGGGCCTGGGGCACCATGAATTGGCGTGATGACGAGGTTGCCGAATGGCTAGATACATTGCGTCAATCTACTGATGAGCAGGAACTCAACAATTTGGCTTCACTGATAGCCGAGCGTTTACATCAAGAAATGCCACTTATCCCGGTGGCGTGGTACCCGCAGACCGCCGTCGTCAGCAATGAAGTGGTGGGCTTTAGCATGGATCCGCTAGAGCGCAGCTACCGCATTGATCAGATGGAGTGGGCCAAATGA
- a CDS encoding RecQ family ATP-dependent DNA helicase, with the protein MSPTSPQQTLKDVFGFDDFRGGQQAVVSRVLDGHSTAAIFATGAGKSLCYQLPALHLPHLTLVVSPLLALMQDQLSFLTRHGVAAASIDSTQDRETTRDVMDRAKSGELKILMISVERLKNERFRHFLRQVKISLLVVDEAHCLSEWGHNFRPDYLKLPDYQRDFAIPQVLLLTATATPTVIADMSEKFAIAPENVITTGFYRPNLELLVAPAMEDRQQQLIEWLKPQMQPGSEAPTIIYVTLQQTAERVAKALAAQGIAAQAYHAGLDSIRRDEIQRQFMGGESHCIVATIAFGMGIDKGDIRNVVHFDLPKSIENYSQEIGRAGRDGQPSTCLTMAGRDGLRVLENFVYGDTPEYAGIHRLLEEIAAAGQARDRQWEVLLNTLSRDTNIRPLPLKTLLVRLEMHGIIAPRFAFLAEYRLRYHLEPDQLVSRFEGERAAFLRLLVDNIPIARTWGTVDFDRLHQAGQVQQIDASRARVITALEYFQDKGWLTLEGKRMTDVYEICQPKFSIEMLANQLYEDCLNRERIEIERLQAMLALFESESCLTRRLAVHFGDSTFDALPDSEQGRCGHCSVCYGRPVRLPDAPPQPALSDSDFQRYATPLIERHTEQFGQPPNAQRLAHFLCGLTMPVFTPLKARSLNGFAIFEQRAYREVRAWAEAMLGQ; encoded by the coding sequence ATGTCCCCCACATCACCCCAGCAAACGCTGAAAGACGTATTTGGTTTTGACGACTTTCGCGGCGGCCAGCAGGCGGTGGTGTCAAGGGTGTTGGATGGCCACTCCACGGCGGCGATTTTCGCCACCGGTGCGGGAAAGTCGCTTTGTTACCAGCTCCCGGCGCTGCATCTGCCACATCTAACCCTGGTGGTGTCGCCGCTGCTGGCGCTGATGCAGGATCAGCTCTCTTTTCTAACCCGCCATGGTGTTGCCGCTGCCAGCATTGATTCCACTCAAGACCGCGAAACGACGCGCGATGTCATGGATCGCGCCAAAAGCGGTGAGCTGAAAATCCTGATGATCTCGGTGGAGCGGCTTAAGAACGAGCGCTTTCGCCACTTTCTGCGCCAAGTGAAGATCTCGCTGCTGGTGGTCGATGAAGCCCACTGTCTTTCCGAGTGGGGGCATAACTTTCGCCCTGATTATTTGAAGCTGCCGGATTACCAGCGCGATTTTGCCATTCCCCAGGTGCTGCTGCTTACCGCCACTGCGACACCCACGGTGATTGCCGATATGAGCGAGAAGTTTGCTATCGCGCCAGAGAACGTCATCACCACCGGCTTTTACCGCCCCAATCTCGAACTGCTGGTGGCACCCGCTATGGAGGATCGTCAGCAGCAGTTGATTGAGTGGCTAAAACCGCAGATGCAGCCGGGCAGCGAAGCGCCGACGATTATATACGTCACCCTGCAACAAACCGCCGAGCGAGTTGCTAAAGCGCTGGCGGCCCAGGGGATAGCTGCCCAGGCCTACCACGCGGGGTTGGATTCAATCCGACGGGATGAGATTCAGCGCCAGTTTATGGGCGGTGAGTCTCACTGCATCGTGGCCACTATTGCCTTTGGCATGGGCATCGATAAGGGCGATATTCGTAACGTGGTGCACTTTGACCTGCCCAAATCCATTGAGAACTACAGTCAGGAAATTGGCCGGGCAGGGCGCGACGGCCAGCCTTCCACCTGTCTAACCATGGCCGGGCGGGATGGCCTGCGGGTGCTGGAAAACTTCGTTTATGGCGACACCCCCGAGTACGCGGGCATCCACCGCCTGTTGGAAGAGATCGCTGCGGCGGGCCAAGCGCGGGATCGCCAGTGGGAGGTGCTGCTCAATACGCTTTCCCGGGATACCAATATCCGCCCGCTGCCGCTGAAAACACTGCTGGTGCGGCTGGAAATGCACGGTATTATTGCCCCGCGCTTCGCATTTCTAGCCGAGTACCGGCTGCGCTACCATCTTGAGCCAGACCAATTAGTTAGCCGCTTTGAAGGCGAGCGGGCGGCCTTTTTGCGGCTTTTAGTCGATAATATTCCTATTGCACGCACCTGGGGCACGGTGGATTTTGACCGTTTACATCAGGCGGGGCAGGTGCAGCAGATCGACGCCTCCCGCGCTCGCGTCATTACCGCCCTTGAGTACTTTCAAGATAAGGGCTGGCTGACCCTGGAAGGCAAGCGAATGACCGATGTCTACGAGATCTGTCAGCCGAAGTTTTCCATAGAGATGCTGGCGAACCAGCTGTATGAAGACTGCCTCAATCGCGAACGTATCGAAATTGAGCGGCTGCAGGCCATGCTGGCGCTGTTTGAGTCGGAGAGCTGTCTGACACGACGGCTGGCCGTGCATTTTGGTGATAGCACTTTTGATGCGCTACCTGATAGTGAACAGGGGCGATGCGGACACTGCTCGGTTTGTTATGGTCGCCCCGTGCGGCTGCCTGATGCGCCGCCTCAGCCCGCATTAAGCGATTCGGACTTTCAGCGTTACGCCACGCCGCTAATTGAGCGACACACCGAACAGTTCGGCCAGCCGCCCAATGCCCAGCGGCTGGCGCACTTTCTGTGTGGCTTGACCATGCCGGTGTTTACCCCGCTCAAAGCTCGCAGCCTGAACGGCTTCGCGATCTTTGAACAGCGTGCCTACCGGGAAGTGCGCGCGTGGGCAGAAGCGATGCTGGGTCAATAA
- a CDS encoding DUF1653 domain-containing protein: MTAPVPGIYRHYKGSLYEVLGTAQHSESEELLVVYRALYGEYGLWVRPLDMFVETVTKEGLTQPRFALEKAF, translated from the coding sequence ATGACCGCCCCCGTTCCCGGTATTTACCGCCACTACAAAGGCAGCCTCTACGAGGTGCTTGGCACCGCCCAACACAGCGAAAGTGAAGAGCTGCTGGTGGTTTATCGCGCTCTCTACGGTGAGTACGGCCTCTGGGTGCGCCCGCTCGACATGTTCGTTGAGACGGTCACTAAAGAGGGGCTCACTCAGCCGCGCTTTGCGTTGGAGAAGGCATTTTAA